The Campylobacter concisus genome window below encodes:
- the ftsA gene encoding cell division protein FtsA, which produces MSTKILGIDIGSFQICAVIAQHDENGIKIIGIGTEKTQGIRKGVITNIEQAAKSIKNALIEAQRVAGTRYEKVIVSISGAYTKSVDSSGVVNIPNHEIGIKEIERAMQMADHTADIPHEYEKLHVLPYNFKVDGQEHIEDPIGMNGSRLEVQTHIVTVQKSSISNLRKAVNLAGVQLDNIVLSGYASAIATLTKDEKELGAALVDMGGATCNLVVHSGNSIRYNEFLPVGSANITNDLSMALHTPLPKAEEIKLGYGTLINKSVDLIELPILGDETKSHEVSLDIISNVIYARAEETLMVLAKMLEDSGYKDSIGAGIILTGGMTKLEGIRDLASAIFDKMPVRIAKPKEMDGLFEILRDPANSCAIGLCLYGAGNFSPYEIDSEKKMRYQGEIASKPKANFRNVFVEEENVQNFRQEVQDPNEKEDSFSDKDFELEIADKSKNKEELANIADISKQEKKPNAFAKFWYSITQLF; this is translated from the coding sequence TTGAGTACAAAAATTTTAGGTATAGATATCGGCTCTTTCCAGATTTGTGCAGTAATAGCACAACATGATGAAAATGGTATTAAGATAATTGGAATTGGAACTGAAAAAACACAAGGAATAAGAAAAGGTGTTATAACTAATATTGAACAAGCTGCAAAGTCGATAAAAAATGCATTAATAGAAGCACAAAGAGTTGCAGGAACACGCTATGAAAAAGTCATAGTTTCTATTTCTGGTGCGTATACGAAAAGCGTTGACAGTAGTGGTGTAGTGAATATACCAAATCATGAAATAGGTATAAAAGAGATCGAACGTGCTATGCAAATGGCCGATCATACAGCTGATATACCTCATGAATATGAAAAATTACATGTTCTTCCTTATAATTTTAAAGTAGATGGACAAGAACATATCGAAGATCCAATAGGCATGAATGGTAGCAGGCTAGAAGTTCAAACACATATTGTTACAGTACAAAAGTCATCTATTAGCAACCTAAGAAAAGCCGTAAATTTAGCAGGTGTTCAACTAGATAACATAGTCCTTTCAGGATATGCTTCTGCGATAGCAACATTAACAAAAGATGAGAAAGAACTTGGTGCTGCACTTGTTGATATGGGTGGCGCTACTTGTAATCTTGTAGTACATTCTGGAAATTCTATAAGATACAATGAATTTTTACCTGTTGGCTCAGCAAATATTACAAATGATCTTTCTATGGCTCTGCATACACCTCTTCCAAAGGCAGAAGAGATAAAATTAGGCTATGGTACTTTAATAAATAAGTCAGTTGATCTAATAGAGCTTCCGATCCTTGGAGATGAAACAAAAAGTCATGAAGTTTCACTAGACATAATATCAAATGTTATATATGCCAGAGCAGAAGAAACCCTTATGGTACTTGCTAAGATGCTAGAAGATAGTGGCTATAAAGATAGCATTGGTGCTGGAATAATACTTACTGGCGGTATGACTAAGCTAGAAGGTATTAGAGATCTTGCATCTGCGATATTTGACAAAATGCCAGTTCGTATAGCAAAACCAAAAGAAATGGATGGATTATTTGAAATTTTAAGAGATCCAGCAAATTCTTGTGCTATAGGGCTTTGTTTGTATGGTGCTGGCAACTTTAGCCCATACGAAATTGATTCTGAGAAAAAAATGAGATACCAAGGGGAAATAGCCTCAAAACCGAAAGCAAATTTTAGAAATGTTTTTGTAGAAGAAGAAAACGTACAAAATTTTAGACAAGAGGTGCAGGATCCAAATGAAAAAGAGGATAGTTTTTCTGATAAAGATTTTGAATTAGAGATAGCAGATAAATCAAAAAATAAAGAAGAGCTTGCCAATATTGCAGATATTAGCAAACAAGAAAAAAAGCCAAATGCTTTTGCAAAATTTTGGTATAGTATTACACAATTATTTTAA
- a CDS encoding peptidase M50 — MLLNTYAPPFKLVGGYFIAGILFLALSVPAFFYADFDAISSLNTAGFLHIFFVGFVMSIIIGALYQLTSVILEKPFFTAKGAILNLVIFCLSLLGMCYGMLFAEAKILQISGVLLFCSLAFFATTYALSFMDNEKKSFAAFALFVSAIFLLIGITLGFCLLMILSGTLMLDFEMTLKFHVYFVLGFVFLVILGAASVLLPMFALAHDLKFTLSKASLACYVLGGILLAFNENLSILSICVAALLFIVQALYILKKRVRKAYDYWNVNIVLSLVALLGAAVFIALDKLNLAAYFLIYGFLFAFIVAHLYKIAPFLIWYHYVAPFVGKVKVPLLDAMILKKIAYFGIAFNTISLLCYILSTCFELEILVQAGMIFIALSIVLLSINIINIFRFTGFKG, encoded by the coding sequence ATGCTTTTAAATACTTACGCACCACCATTTAAGTTAGTTGGTGGATATTTTATTGCTGGAATTTTGTTTTTGGCATTAAGTGTGCCGGCATTCTTTTATGCAGATTTTGATGCGATTAGCTCACTAAATACAGCTGGTTTTTTGCATATATTTTTTGTTGGCTTTGTTATGAGTATTATTATCGGAGCACTCTATCAGCTAACTTCAGTCATCTTAGAAAAGCCGTTTTTTACAGCAAAAGGTGCTATTTTAAATTTGGTTATTTTTTGTCTATCGTTGCTGGGCATGTGCTACGGGATGTTATTTGCTGAGGCTAAAATTTTACAAATTAGTGGAGTTTTGCTTTTTTGCTCGCTTGCTTTTTTTGCTACGACTTACGCATTAAGCTTCATGGATAATGAAAAAAAGAGCTTTGCGGCCTTTGCACTTTTTGTTTCAGCTATCTTTTTGCTAATTGGAATAACGCTTGGTTTTTGCTTGCTGATGATACTTAGTGGCACGCTGATGCTTGATTTTGAGATGACACTAAAATTTCACGTTTATTTTGTGCTAGGTTTTGTGTTTCTTGTGATACTTGGAGCTGCTAGTGTACTCTTGCCTATGTTTGCACTAGCTCATGATCTAAAATTTACACTTAGTAAAGCCTCACTAGCATGCTATGTTTTGGGTGGTATCTTACTAGCTTTTAATGAAAATTTGTCTATTTTGTCAATATGTGTGGCGGCTTTACTTTTTATAGTTCAAGCACTTTATATTTTAAAAAAACGCGTTAGAAAGGCGTATGATTACTGGAATGTAAATATAGTGCTTTCGTTGGTGGCTTTGCTTGGTGCTGCTGTTTTTATAGCTTTAGACAAATTAAATTTAGCTGCATATTTTTTAATATATGGCTTTTTATTTGCTTTTATCGTAGCTCATCTTTACAAGATCGCACCATTTCTAATATGGTATCACTACGTAGCACCTTTTGTTGGAAAGGTAAAAGTGCCACTTCTTGATGCCATGATACTAAAAAAGATAGCTTATTTTGGTATAGCTTTTAATACTATCTCACTTCTTTGCTATATTCTCTCAACTTGCTTTGAACTAGAAATTTTAGTGCAAGCAGGTATGATTTTTATAGCTCTTAGTATAGTTTTGCTATCGATAAATATAATAAATATTTTTAGATTTACTGGTTTTAAAGGATAA
- the msrB gene encoding peptide-methionine (R)-S-oxide reductase MsrB produces the protein MKKILKFILMAAVFFGLNLMAKDEPIKEQTMAGQNLKEIYLAGGCFWGMQGYFKKIFGVVDTKVGYANGKSENTSYRELHESDHTETLYVKYDENRVALAEILAHFFRVIDPTSLNKQGNDVGRQYRSGIYYVSESDLPTIESFMKIEQKKFKDKIVVEVAPLKNFVLGEEYHQDYLDKNPFGYCHIDLGLADKPLYDEAKFKPLSKDELKKNLSSEQYAVTQEAATERPFSSEYDKFDQKGIYVDITSGKPLFSSADKFDAGCGWPSFTKPITTTALSYKEDNSFMMKRVEVKSQNSDAHLGHVFDDGPSDKGGLRYCINGASLKFIPLEDMARLGYEEFIPYVK, from the coding sequence ATGAAAAAGATCTTAAAATTTATCTTAATGGCGGCAGTGTTTTTTGGTCTAAATTTGATGGCAAAAGATGAGCCTATAAAGGAGCAGACGATGGCAGGGCAAAATTTAAAAGAAATTTATCTAGCAGGCGGTTGCTTTTGGGGTATGCAGGGATATTTTAAAAAGATATTTGGCGTAGTGGATACAAAGGTAGGCTATGCAAATGGCAAGAGCGAAAATACTAGCTACCGCGAGCTTCATGAGAGCGATCATACTGAGACACTTTATGTAAAATACGACGAAAATAGAGTCGCTTTGGCTGAAATTTTGGCTCATTTTTTTAGAGTGATCGACCCGACCTCATTAAATAAACAAGGCAATGACGTCGGTAGGCAGTATAGAAGCGGAATTTACTATGTGAGCGAAAGTGATCTGCCAACGATAGAGAGCTTTATGAAAATAGAGCAAAAGAAATTTAAAGATAAGATCGTGGTTGAGGTAGCGCCACTTAAAAATTTCGTCTTAGGTGAGGAGTATCATCAAGACTATCTTGATAAAAATCCTTTTGGATACTGTCATATCGATCTAGGTTTAGCTGATAAACCGCTTTACGATGAGGCGAAATTTAAGCCACTTAGTAAAGATGAGTTAAAGAAAAATTTAAGTAGCGAGCAGTATGCCGTGACGCAAGAAGCAGCGACTGAGAGGCCATTTAGCAGTGAGTATGATAAATTTGATCAAAAAGGCATTTATGTAGATATAACGAGTGGAAAGCCACTTTTCTCAAGTGCAGATAAATTTGATGCAGGATGTGGCTGGCCAAGCTTTACAAAGCCTATCACGACAACAGCTCTTTCGTATAAGGAGGACAACTCGTTTATGATGAAAAGGGTCGAAGTTAAGTCGCAAAATAGTGACGCGCACCTCGGGCATGTTTTTGATGATGGCCCAAGCGATAAGGGCGGGCTAAGATATTGCATAAATGGTGCTAGCCTTAAATTTATACCGCTTGAAGATATGGCTAGACTTGGATACGAGGAATTTATACCTTACGTAAAATAG
- the rsmH gene encoding 16S rRNA (cytosine(1402)-N(4))-methyltransferase RsmH — protein MQSPHISVLLDEVLSFFKNLNGNFIDCTLGYAGHSSAILSQNKNLNLIACDRDNEAINFSLKKLEPFGSRVKIYKSNFSELTSKLSQEEILNVRGILADIGVSSLQIDKDDRGFSLGSSTLDMRMDKERNFSAYDVVNGYSFDELVRIFRDYGELKNAVGITNKIINARNLGKITSAKELANLIGTAQIKGRGVSPAILAFQAIRIEVNGELDELTNLLDSIEKCGFKDCLVAIITFHSLEDRIVKERFKKWANSCICLPGVYRCECGNNHELGEILTKKPLTASQNELKVNSRSKSAKLRVFKIKG, from the coding sequence TTGCAAAGTCCACATATCAGTGTTTTACTTGATGAAGTTCTATCTTTTTTTAAAAATTTAAATGGAAATTTTATAGATTGCACGCTTGGATATGCTGGGCATTCTAGCGCCATTTTATCTCAAAATAAAAATTTAAATTTAATTGCCTGTGATAGAGATAATGAAGCTATAAATTTTTCACTAAAAAAACTTGAGCCATTTGGTAGTAGGGTTAAAATTTATAAAAGTAACTTCTCTGAATTGACTAGCAAGCTAAGTCAAGAAGAAATTTTAAATGTTAGAGGAATTTTGGCTGACATCGGTGTTAGCTCACTTCAGATAGATAAAGATGATAGGGGTTTTAGTCTTGGCTCAAGCACGCTTGATATGCGCATGGATAAAGAGCGAAATTTTAGCGCATATGACGTTGTAAATGGATACTCTTTTGATGAGTTGGTTAGAATTTTTAGAGATTATGGCGAGCTAAAAAATGCTGTTGGGATTACAAACAAGATTATAAATGCTAGAAATTTAGGCAAGATAACGAGTGCAAAAGAGCTTGCAAATTTAATAGGTACAGCCCAGATAAAAGGGCGCGGAGTTAGCCCTGCAATACTTGCCTTTCAAGCCATCAGGATAGAGGTAAATGGTGAGCTAGATGAGCTAACAAATTTACTTGATAGTATAGAAAAATGTGGGTTTAAAGATTGTCTTGTGGCAATTATTACGTTTCACTCGCTTGAAGATAGGATCGTAAAAGAGCGCTTTAAAAAATGGGCAAATAGCTGTATCTGCCTACCTGGCGTCTATAGATGTGAATGCGGAAACAATCACGAACTAGGAGAAATTTTAACCAAAAAGCCACTAACAGCAAGCCAAAATGAGTTAAAGGTAAACTCACGAAGCAAGAGCGCAAAACTGCGGGTTTTTAAGATAAAGGGATAA
- a CDS encoding peptidylprolyl isomerase, producing the protein MLSWMQKHKKYLVVTIWVSTIAFVGAGFVGWGAYDLNSNRATSVAKVGHRNISIQELQQKYDSLYQYYNNLFDGKLTQEKANELGLQNAALQATIQENLLLNFADDIGLSVSKDDILKYIIADPTFQKDGTFDKNLYYDILRRARINPTDFEENLKLTILLDKLRTILNLPANKEDIAMMEASFFMQDKLAIQIINANQSDIKIDEKELKDLWETNKNNYMTKTIYGLETYFIESNKNDVNQTTLSDYYNENKERYKGSDDKIKSFDEVKTEVIKDYNIEKSKTDALKKYTSIKKAELATNDFVSINEDNATFSLDEIKGAKVGEVIKPFTYKDGYLIVRVKSITPPQPMSFEQARAMVLEIYKDKKKKENLTTIAKESLQNFKGTDIGFISRDINSSISGLNESETRAFVSQLFETNNKKDYVILEDKAVIYDILEQRLLVDNIDNNYKQITQQNVTMLKNNELIKDLTNKLKKYYEIKEYIKR; encoded by the coding sequence ATGTTGTCTTGGATGCAAAAACATAAAAAATACCTAGTTGTTACCATTTGGGTAAGTACAATAGCCTTTGTTGGAGCAGGCTTTGTAGGCTGGGGAGCATATGATTTAAACAGCAATCGAGCTACTTCGGTAGCAAAAGTAGGACACAGAAATATAAGCATTCAAGAACTGCAACAAAAATACGATAGTTTATATCAATACTATAATAATCTTTTTGATGGTAAATTAACGCAAGAAAAGGCCAATGAGTTAGGTTTACAAAATGCCGCACTTCAGGCTACAATTCAAGAGAATTTACTATTAAATTTTGCAGACGATATAGGTCTTAGTGTTAGTAAAGATGATATTTTAAAATATATAATCGCTGATCCAACATTTCAAAAAGATGGTACTTTTGATAAAAATTTATACTACGATATTTTAAGAAGAGCTAGAATAAATCCAACTGATTTTGAAGAAAATTTAAAACTAACAATACTACTTGATAAACTTAGAACTATTTTAAATTTACCAGCCAACAAAGAAGACATTGCAATGATGGAAGCAAGCTTTTTTATGCAAGACAAATTAGCAATACAGATAATAAATGCTAATCAAAGTGATATAAAAATAGATGAAAAAGAGCTAAAGGACCTTTGGGAAACAAATAAAAACAACTATATGACAAAGACTATATACGGTCTAGAAACATACTTTATAGAGTCAAATAAAAATGATGTAAATCAAACTACTTTGAGTGACTACTATAACGAAAATAAGGAGAGATACAAAGGCTCTGATGATAAAATCAAATCATTTGACGAAGTAAAGACTGAAGTTATCAAAGACTACAATATCGAGAAAAGCAAGACTGATGCTTTAAAAAAATATACCTCTATCAAAAAAGCTGAGCTTGCAACAAATGATTTTGTTAGTATAAATGAAGATAATGCAACATTCTCACTTGATGAAATAAAAGGGGCAAAAGTTGGTGAGGTTATAAAACCATTTACATATAAAGATGGATATTTAATAGTTAGAGTAAAAAGTATAACTCCTCCACAACCTATGAGTTTTGAACAAGCAAGAGCAATGGTACTTGAAATTTACAAAGATAAAAAGAAAAAAGAAAACTTAACAACCATAGCAAAAGAGTCTTTACAAAATTTCAAAGGTACTGATATAGGCTTTATCAGTAGAGATATAAATAGCTCTATCTCAGGACTAAATGAAAGTGAAACTAGAGCTTTTGTTTCTCAACTTTTTGAAACTAACAATAAAAAAGATTATGTTATATTAGAAGATAAGGCCGTTATATACGATATTTTGGAACAAAGGTTGCTTGTAGATAATATAGATAATAACTATAAGCAAATAACACAGCAAAACGTTACAATGCTTAAAAATAATGAGTTAATAAAAGATTTAACAAACAAACTTAAAAAATACTATGAAATTAAAGAATATATCAAAAGGTAA
- a CDS encoding metal-sulfur cluster assembly factor: protein MKEKIYNALSNIVDPEVGFDIVSLGLIYDASCDENGKAKVTMTLSTKSCPLHEMILGWVETAVLDIEGVKECEIDLVWEPEWNIQMASDFVKAQLGV from the coding sequence ATGAAAGAAAAAATTTATAACGCACTGTCAAATATCGTTGATCCAGAAGTTGGCTTTGATATCGTTTCGCTCGGGCTTATATATGATGCTAGCTGCGATGAAAATGGCAAAGCAAAAGTTACTATGACACTTTCAACTAAATCTTGCCCACTGCACGAAATGATACTTGGCTGGGTAGAGACTGCTGTGCTTGATATAGAAGGTGTCAAAGAGTGTGAGATCGACCTTGTTTGGGAGCCTGAGTGGAATATACAAATGGCAAGCGATTTTGTAAAAGCACAACTTGGAGTTTAA
- a CDS encoding class II aldolase and adducin N-terminal domain-containing protein, which yields MELEHSINEIKTISLSMFRKNFFGVFHGSISARVEKNQFIINKQNAIFDNLKDDDLTLLLSKKDYRWNEASLDADIHLNIYKNINEARFVCYAMPPYATAYAMKHEKIVPKDYFGYMRFNEILVYDPKQYDDWYERAETEIYRYMVEKNTNIIIVKGYGIYAYSRSPQLLAKEIALLENSCKLLHLTSGYSDYSI from the coding sequence ATGGAGCTAGAACACTCAATAAATGAGATAAAAACGATATCACTTTCTATGTTTAGAAAGAATTTTTTTGGCGTCTTTCACGGCTCGATTTCGGCAAGAGTCGAAAAAAATCAATTTATAATCAATAAACAAAATGCCATTTTTGATAATTTAAAAGATGATGATTTGACACTTCTTTTATCAAAAAAAGACTATCGTTGGAATGAAGCTAGTCTTGATGCTGATATACACTTAAATATTTATAAAAATATAAATGAGGCAAGATTTGTTTGCTACGCGATGCCACCATACGCAACTGCCTACGCAATGAAACATGAAAAAATAGTACCGAAAGATTATTTTGGGTATATGAGATTTAATGAAATTTTAGTCTATGATCCAAAACAATATGACGACTGGTATGAGCGTGCAGAAACTGAAATTTATAGATATATGGTTGAAAAAAATACAAACATTATTATCGTTAAAGGATATGGCATTTACGCATACAGTAGAAGCCCTCAGCTTCTTGCAAAAGAGATAGCTTTGCTAGAAAATAGCTGCAAATTGCTTCATTTAACTAGTGGTTATAGCGATTATAGTATTTAA
- the ftsZ gene encoding cell division protein FtsZ: protein MSSFTVEENKSIYGAKIKVVGVGGGGGNMVNHIIRVNPNLNIDLIVANTDAKALENSLAHTKIQLGEKTTKGLGAGMRPEIGKAAAEESYDEVKSALETSDIVFIGTGLGGGTGTGAAPVVAQAAKDIGALTVAVVTMPFMFEGKKRRKLADCGLEELRKESDSIVVIPNDKLLTLIDKNAGIKESFEMVDEVLARAVNGMSTIVLDSGKSDINLDFADVRTIMSHRGLALMGVGEASGEDAAQEAIKNAIQSPLLDNMTINGAFGILVHFRISPSCPLADINNAMSIIHEAADEDAEIIFGTTTDDKIEDNKVEVTIIATGFQSSQKEAEKKDEAQTSNASDIIKKERILRLKKVSGGYDEDYMSQLDVPSFMRHQMD, encoded by the coding sequence ATGAGTAGCTTCACAGTAGAAGAAAATAAAAGCATCTATGGTGCAAAGATAAAGGTCGTAGGTGTAGGTGGAGGTGGTGGCAATATGGTCAACCACATAATAAGAGTTAATCCAAATTTAAATATAGATCTTATTGTTGCCAATACAGATGCTAAGGCCCTTGAAAATTCTCTTGCACATACGAAAATTCAACTAGGTGAGAAAACAACAAAAGGTCTAGGTGCAGGCATGAGACCTGAAATAGGAAAAGCTGCTGCTGAAGAGAGCTATGATGAAGTAAAAAGTGCACTTGAGACATCAGATATAGTTTTCATTGGTACAGGACTTGGTGGTGGGACTGGCACAGGTGCAGCTCCAGTAGTTGCTCAAGCTGCAAAAGATATTGGTGCACTAACAGTTGCAGTTGTTACTATGCCTTTTATGTTTGAAGGAAAAAAACGTAGAAAACTGGCTGATTGTGGCCTTGAAGAGCTCAGGAAAGAAAGCGATTCTATTGTTGTTATTCCAAACGATAAGCTCCTAACATTAATTGATAAAAATGCTGGCATAAAAGAAAGCTTTGAAATGGTCGATGAAGTACTTGCAAGAGCCGTTAATGGCATGAGTACGATCGTGCTTGATTCAGGAAAAAGCGACATAAATCTAGACTTTGCGGATGTTAGAACGATTATGAGCCATAGAGGACTAGCTTTAATGGGTGTTGGTGAAGCAAGTGGCGAAGATGCAGCGCAAGAAGCTATAAAAAATGCTATACAATCACCGCTTCTTGATAACATGACAATAAATGGTGCATTTGGTATTTTAGTTCATTTTAGAATAAGCCCTAGTTGCCCACTAGCTGATATCAATAATGCGATGAGTATTATTCATGAGGCAGCAGATGAAGATGCTGAAATTATATTTGGTACAACAACTGATGATAAAATAGAAGACAATAAAGTTGAAGTTACAATAATAGCAACAGGTTTTCAAAGCTCACAAAAAGAAGCTGAAAAAAAAGATGAAGCACAAACTTCCAATGCAAGCGATATCATAAAAAAAGAGCGTATATTAAGACTTAAAAAAGTTAGTGGTGGATATGATGAAGACTATATGTCACAGCTTGATGTACCATCATTTATGCGCCATCAAATGGACTAA
- the purH gene encoding bifunctional phosphoribosylaminoimidazolecarboxamide formyltransferase/IMP cyclohydrolase has product MRALLSVSDKEGIVEFAKGLEELGWQILSTGGTFKLLKENGVKATEVSEFTASPEMFEGRVKTLHPKIHGGILHKRDDATHMAQAKEYGIEGIDLVCVNLYPFKETTIRTDDFAEIIENIDIGGPAMVRSAAKNFKDVLIVTNVLDYDEILKRLREKSDDFEFRRSLMIKAFEHTAAYDSTIANYMNDRFNSGFGDARFIVGSKVFDTRYGENPHQKGALYEFDYFFTNNFRALKGEASFNNMTDINGALMLATSFDDAPAVAIIKHANPCGFAVKDNLLESYVAALKCDPISAYGGVVAINGTLDEELAKKINEIYVEVIIAANVDEAALKVFESKKRIKIFTQDNKFLVRSNDKFDFKHVDGGFVFQERDYVKDEELENMKQMSKKFATGSELKDAQIAWKVAALTKSNCVVYVKDGAMVAIGMGMTSRVDAARAAVAKAKELKIDLSGCVLASEAFFPFRDSIDIASKVGVKCVIEPGGSIRDDEVIEAADEHGMSLYFTGVRHFLH; this is encoded by the coding sequence ATGAGAGCGTTGCTTAGCGTTAGCGATAAAGAGGGCATTGTAGAGTTTGCAAAGGGGCTAGAAGAGCTTGGCTGGCAGATACTTTCAACTGGCGGTACATTTAAGCTTTTAAAAGAAAATGGTGTCAAAGCGACTGAAGTTAGCGAATTTACGGCGTCACCTGAGATGTTTGAGGGCAGGGTAAAGACCCTTCATCCAAAGATACATGGCGGCATCCTACACAAACGTGACGACGCTACGCACATGGCTCAGGCAAAGGAGTACGGCATCGAGGGTATCGACCTGGTTTGTGTAAATTTATATCCGTTTAAAGAGACTACGATTAGGACAGATGACTTTGCTGAAATCATCGAAAATATCGACATCGGCGGCCCAGCTATGGTAAGAAGTGCGGCTAAAAATTTTAAAGATGTGCTAATTGTCACAAACGTGCTTGATTATGATGAAATTTTAAAGCGCCTAAGAGAAAAAAGTGATGATTTTGAGTTTAGAAGATCGCTGATGATAAAGGCATTCGAGCACACAGCAGCTTACGACAGCACGATTGCAAACTATATGAACGATAGATTTAACAGCGGTTTTGGTGATGCTAGATTTATCGTGGGAAGCAAGGTTTTTGACACGAGATACGGCGAAAATCCACACCAAAAAGGGGCACTTTATGAGTTTGATTATTTCTTTACAAACAACTTTAGAGCCTTAAAAGGCGAGGCTAGTTTTAATAATATGACCGATATAAACGGCGCATTGATGCTTGCAACTAGCTTTGATGACGCGCCAGCTGTGGCTATCATCAAGCATGCTAACCCTTGCGGCTTTGCAGTAAAAGATAATTTGCTTGAAAGCTACGTGGCAGCGCTTAAATGTGATCCGATATCAGCATATGGCGGTGTGGTAGCGATAAATGGTACGCTTGATGAGGAGCTAGCTAAAAAGATAAATGAAATTTACGTTGAAGTAATCATCGCTGCAAATGTTGATGAAGCAGCGCTTAAAGTATTTGAGAGTAAAAAACGTATCAAAATTTTCACTCAAGACAATAAATTTTTAGTTCGCTCAAATGATAAATTTGACTTTAAGCACGTTGATGGTGGATTTGTATTTCAAGAAAGAGACTATGTAAAAGACGAAGAGCTTGAAAATATGAAGCAAATGAGCAAGAAATTTGCAACTGGTAGCGAGCTAAAGGATGCTCAGATCGCGTGGAAAGTGGCTGCGCTAACGAAGAGCAACTGCGTAGTTTATGTAAAAGATGGCGCAATGGTAGCTATTGGCATGGGTATGACAAGCCGCGTTGATGCTGCTCGTGCAGCCGTGGCAAAGGCAAAAGAGCTAAAGATCGATCTAAGCGGTTGCGTACTTGCAAGTGAGGCGTTCTTTCCGTTTAGAGATAGTATCGATATCGCTAGTAAGGTCGGCGTAAAATGTGTCATCGAGCCAGGCGGCAGCATTAGAGATGATGAGGTGATAGAGGCTGCTGATGAGCATGGCATGTCGCTATACTTTACTGGCGTTAGACACTTTTTACACTAA